One Halomonas sp. THAF5a genomic region harbors:
- a CDS encoding ISL3 family transposase, whose translation MDATPLSLFWKGFTVAHHEFLDPQTLRLQLEPDDRTPPVCSGCDHACCLVHDVHRRRVCEAPLLIYRVELDVPVRRLRCPTCGPTRERIDWLPGRSPVTTTLRQWVERLVTLLPIRHVADLVGLHWHTVKTIDKQRLQRDLPAPNPTRLRRLMMDEFALHKGHRYATVVACADTQQVVWIGEGRSREAIRPFFAWLGEARELIEAVAMDMNSAFDCEVKDQCPNAEVVYDRFHVVAKYGREVMDRVRVDQANQLRDDKAARKVIKGSRWLLLRNADNLKPEQAVKLEELLAANASLTTAYLLKDQLKTLWFADDEATARNAWQEWHAMATSSGIEALERFAKRLAPYLEGILSSARHRLNTSVLEGMNNRIKVIKRMAYGYRDTAYFFLKIRAAFPGKVR comes from the coding sequence ATGGATGCTACCCCGCTCAGCCTGTTCTGGAAAGGGTTCACTGTCGCCCACCACGAGTTCCTGGATCCTCAGACGCTACGGCTCCAGTTGGAGCCCGATGACCGGACCCCGCCTGTCTGCAGCGGCTGTGACCACGCCTGTTGCCTGGTCCATGACGTGCATCGCCGGCGCGTCTGCGAGGCGCCGCTGCTGATCTACCGAGTGGAGCTGGATGTCCCGGTGCGGCGCCTGCGCTGCCCGACCTGTGGTCCGACACGAGAGCGCATCGACTGGCTACCCGGGCGCTCGCCGGTCACCACCACACTGCGCCAGTGGGTGGAGCGCCTGGTCACGTTGCTGCCGATCCGGCATGTCGCGGATCTGGTCGGCTTGCACTGGCATACCGTCAAGACCATCGACAAGCAGCGCCTGCAACGCGACCTGCCGGCACCGAATCCGACACGCTTGCGGCGGCTGATGATGGACGAGTTTGCCCTGCACAAGGGACACCGCTACGCCACCGTGGTCGCCTGCGCCGACACTCAGCAGGTGGTATGGATCGGCGAAGGCCGCTCCCGCGAGGCGATCCGCCCCTTCTTCGCGTGGCTGGGCGAGGCACGAGAGCTGATCGAGGCCGTGGCCATGGACATGAACTCGGCCTTCGATTGTGAGGTGAAGGACCAGTGCCCCAACGCCGAGGTGGTCTACGACCGCTTCCACGTGGTGGCCAAGTACGGGCGCGAAGTGATGGATCGGGTACGCGTCGATCAGGCTAACCAGCTGCGCGACGACAAGGCGGCCCGCAAGGTGATCAAGGGCAGTCGTTGGCTGCTGCTGCGCAACGCCGACAATCTCAAGCCCGAGCAGGCGGTGAAGCTGGAGGAGCTGCTGGCGGCCAATGCGTCACTGACCACGGCGTACCTGCTCAAGGATCAGCTCAAGACCCTGTGGTTTGCCGACGACGAAGCCACCGCCCGAAACGCCTGGCAGGAGTGGCATGCCATGGCGACCAGCAGTGGCATCGAGGCCTTGGAACGTTTCGCCAAGCGGTTGGCCCCGTACCTCGAAGGGATCCTGTCCAGCGCCCGGCACCGGCTGAACACCAGCGTGCTGGAGGGCATGAACAACCGGATCAAGGTCATCAAGCGGATGGCCTACGGGTATCGCGACACGGCGTACTTCTTCCTAAAGATCCGTGCCGCATTTCCCGGCAAAGTGCGATGA